A single window of Danaus plexippus chromosome 31, MEX_DaPlex, whole genome shotgun sequence DNA harbors:
- the LOC116778530 gene encoding atrophin-1-like, with product MIPRSIWWSLLFVAVVADDSPPGLISTDNHQDLVAEATQNGAQNQKREAGLSNSYGEPIPSDSYGPPLNIPNLVAELPIPVYGPPETNVFVETPPGAYGPPAPVVFPDQNYEGPPPPVGKPKPIYGPPKFHGPKQTYGPPKPIYGPPKKTYGPPKQGPPKISYGPPFKPPKISFPKPSYGIPKPVYGAPKPVYGPPKLGFAPPPLSVQNIPVPNLPISPPQNLGIVGASIGNVGSFNTIETNFGSLEANVGTSLGANFDLGLNLPAPIYGTPITSLPGNLKPKFPIPSDTYGPPGLPLGPVGPNDQIVVHDLGSIGHYGPPQPDPNPRPPHPGIPAPPTPPHVLYDGWKPIPGVSKPFQTVENVHFETNHNIGQAHIETLDQYGPPPPIVQEVQINLDGHSLPSLNQQSHFSGAQISSGYSNVHQDALSNIDLNAIVGGDSNHIDQSKTVFEAHYTENSNAADLALLQGSIPGKFDSYSAPPLDSLSNGPYPPSLRQQGAKGLIPPSGVYGVPPGNQYGAPPKPLPANLPIPYGSFSGGGHSIHTGGHTPRHPIKFRESVPEGLIQQISHVTHHKDAHSIDHVKQGPAYLPPPIKDVKEINQHSSQALNGVSLSIEPSNLYSLPHSGAPLTFQVQHQSNNLYGSAIDSYSVPLLTVSDHVTSDSSDNAVAATIDGKVLANLSNLEAAAILKHCPYHEAILKAAKLGEKIPAELASSYVASLSSLGSAFHNHHALMSTQNGFNIPIPSSDSVPYDNKDLSASSHTLVQTVLPNQIENEKTVKGSVQKGKSIRDEKDSQKQNSLQFVSDQIYHTSEKIKNLSEETKQLQQKIVSNSQNFNQVSAQYSHFASQIPGKEQTYSVQIQSSDDGKGKSSGPTIPHEQLLSEGLLQSILQAIEQPSQNNPPANDIQNFKEVKTNVFSNNQNQQNANYQSGVSGYDNLDEGGLVLPVGYEPVDRTKTRKDQEFQGTQDIKHVLQREVIRHDHDCDLRADNSITHTIVVPPPSLEHVEPVEEVEINDVAIYFGNDSKEDSSEKQDPVTETSVATSVSENFEYKKPEYGEKIKKDA from the exons GTGCCCAAAATCAGAAACGTGAAGCCGGCTTGTCAAATTCCTACGGGGAACCGATCCCGTCAGACTCCTACGGCCCGCCCCTGAATATACCTAACCTTG TTGCAGAGTTGCCAATACCGGTTTATGGACCACCAGAGACGAATGTGTTCGTGGAGACTCCGCCCGGGGCGTATGGCCCCCCAGCTCCCGTGGTGTTCCCCGACCAGAACTACGAAGGGCCGCCGCCACCGGTCGGGAAACCAAAACCAATCTATGGACCTCCAAAGTTTCATGGTCCGAAACAAACCTATGGACCACCCAAACCAATTTACGGACCCCCCAAAAAGACCTACGGTCCACCAAAACAAGGCCCACCGAAAATTAGTTACGGACCCCCATTCAAGCCACCGAAAATCTCCTTCCCGAAACCGTCTTATGGCATTCCGAAACCAGTTTATGGAGCTCCCAAACCCGTGTATGGACCACCGAAACTCGGCTTCGCACCTCCTCCTTTGAGTGTCCAGAACATTCCAGTGCCCAACTTACCAATTTCTCCGCCACAGAATCTGGGAATAGTTGGAGCGAGCATCGGGAATGTTGGCAGCTTCAATACTATCGAAACTAACTTTGGTAGTCTCGAAGCAAACGTTGGAACAAGTCTAGGTGCCAACTTTGACTTGGGTCTAAACTTACCGGCGCCAATATATGGCACGCCGATAACAAGTTTGCCTGGTAACCTGAAACCTAAGTTCCCCATACCTTCCGACACTTATGGGCCTCCCGGTCTCCCGTTAGGCCCTGTTGGTCCCAATGATCAGATCGTGGTACACGATCTAGGGAGTATCGGACATTACGGCCCGCCTCAACCGGACCCGAACCCACGCCCGCCTCATCCGGGTATTCCGGCGCCTCCAACACCACCGCATGTCTTATACGATGGATGGAAACCAATCCCTGGTGTATCAAAACCTTTCCAAACTGTAGAAAACGTCCACTTCGAAACAAATCACAATATAGGGCAGGCTCACATTGAAACCTTAGATCAATACGGCCCACCTCCACCGATAGTCCAAGAAGTGCAAATCAACCTAGACGGTCATTCCCTCCCGAGTCTGAATCAACAATCCCATTTCTCGGGAGCGCAGATTTCATCAGGATACTCTAACGTACACCAGGACGCGCTGTCAAACATTGACCTGAACGCGATCGTCGGCGGCGACTCGAACCACATCGATCAGTCGAAAACCGTCTTCGAAGCTCATTATACAGAAAATAGTAATGCCGCTGATTTAGCGCTCCTCCAGGGCTCCATCCCCGGGAAGTTCGATAGCTACAGTGCACCTCCTCTGGACTCACTTTCGAATGGACCTTACCCCCCATCCCTGAGACAGCAGGGAGCGAAAGGACTTATCCCACCGTCGGGAGTATACGGGGTGCCTCCTGGAAACCAGTACGGTGCACCGCCGAAGCCACTACCCGCCAACCTGCCAATACCTTATGGCTCATTCTCAGGTGGCGGCCATTCCATACACACTGGCGGCCACACTCCAAGACATCCTATTAAATTCAGGGAATCTGTACCCGAGGGTCTCATACAGCAGATCAGCCACGTCACCCATCACAAGGACGCTCACAGCATAGATCACGTTAAACAAGGACCTGCATATTTGCCGCCGCCGATCAAAGACGTCAAGGAAATAAATCAGCATTCCAGCCAAGCGCTCAACGGCGTGTCCTTATCCATCGAGCCTTCAAACCTATACAGTCTGCCTCACTCCGGAGCACCGCTGACATTCCAGGTTCAGCACCAGTCCAACAACCTGTACGGATCAGCCATTGATTCGTATTCAGTTCCGCTCTTAACCGTATCCGACCACGTGACATCCGACTCCAGTGACAACGCGGTAGCGGCGACCATTGATGGAAAAGTTTTAGCGAACCTCTCCAACTTAGAGGCCGCGGCGATCCTGAAACACTGTCCTTATCACGAGGCCATACTCAAAGCTGCTAAGCTGGGCGAGAAAATTCCAGCAGAATTGGCTTCAAGCTACGTTGCCAGTTTGAGCTCTTTGGGCTCAGCCTTCCACAATCATCACGCTCTGATGTCAACCCAAAACGGTTTCAACATACCCATTCCGTCCAGCGACTCAGTTCCTTACGACAATAAAGACCTTTCCGCATCCTCCCACACTTTGGTGCAAACAGTTTTACCAAATCAGATAGAAAACGAAAAGACGGTAAAAGGTAGTGTACAAAAGGGCAAATCTATCAGAGACGAGAAGGATTCTCAGAAGCAGAACTCCCTGCAGTTCGTGTCGGATCAAATTTATCACACCtcagagaaaattaaaaatctcagCGAGGAAACAAAACAACTCCAACAGAAAATAGTTTCAAACAGTCAGAACTTCAATCAAGTGAGCGCGCAGTACTCGCACTTCGCTTCCCAAATACCGGGCAAGGAGCAGACTTACTCAGTCCAGATACAATCCTCTGATGACGGTAAAGGGAAATCGAGCGGGCCAACCATACCACACGAACAGCTCCTCTCTGAAGGTCTCCTGCAAAGCATCCTCCAGGCCATAGAACAGCCGTCTCAGAACAACCCGCCCGCCAAcgatatacaaaatttcaaagaagtcaaaacaaatgttttctcGAATAACCAGAACCAACAGAACGCTAATTACCAAAGCGGTGTTTCGGGATACGACAATTTAGACGAAGGAGGCCTAGTGCTCCCGGTTGGATACGAACCGGTGGATAGAACGAAGACCCGAAAAGACCAGGAGTTCCAGGGAACCCAGGACATCAAACACGTCTTGCAACGAGAGGTCATCCGCCACGATCACGACTGCGACTTGAGGGCGGACAACTCCATCACTCATACGATAGTTGTGCCCCCGCCGAGCCTAGAGCACGTGGAGCCAGTGGAGGAAGTGGAGATCAACGACGTAGCGATATACTTCGGCAACGACTCCAAGGAGGACAGTTCGGAGAAACAGGATCCGGTCACCGAGACATCAGTGGCGACGAGCGTCAGCGAGAACTTCGAGTACAAAAAACCGGAGTACGGtgaaaaaatcaaaaaggATGCTTAA